The following proteins come from a genomic window of Campylobacter concisus:
- the rpsD gene encoding 30S ribosomal protein S4, with translation MARYTGPVEKLERRLGVSLALKGERRLAGKSAFEKRPYAPGQHGQRRAKISEYGLQLREKQKAKFMYGVSEKQFRRLFQEAARREGNTGALLVQLLEQRLDNVVYRMGFATTRRFARQLVTHGHILVNGKRVDIPSYRVEPGAKVEIVEKSKNNPQIVRAIDLTAQTGIVAWVDVEKEKKFGIFTRNPEREEVIIPVEERFIVELYSK, from the coding sequence ATGGCTAGATATACAGGACCTGTTGAAAAATTAGAAAGACGTCTTGGTGTGTCTCTTGCGTTAAAAGGCGAAAGAAGACTTGCTGGTAAAAGTGCTTTTGAAAAAAGACCTTATGCGCCAGGACAACATGGACAAAGAAGAGCAAAAATAAGCGAATATGGCTTACAACTTCGCGAGAAGCAAAAAGCTAAATTTATGTATGGTGTTTCTGAGAAACAATTTAGAAGATTATTTCAAGAAGCAGCACGCCGCGAAGGTAATACCGGTGCTCTTTTGGTTCAACTATTAGAGCAAAGATTAGATAATGTTGTTTATAGAATGGGCTTTGCAACAACTCGTCGTTTTGCTCGCCAGCTAGTAACCCATGGACATATTTTAGTAAATGGCAAAAGAGTAGATATACCATCTTACAGAGTTGAGCCAGGTGCAAAAGTAGAGATTGTTGAAAAATCTAAGAACAATCCACAAATTGTTCGCGCAATAGATCTTACAGCACAAACCGGTATTGTTGCTTGGGTAGATGTTGAAAAAGAGAAAAAATTTGGAATTTTCACTAGAAATCCAGAAAGAGAAGAGGTTATCATTCCTGTTGAGGAAAGATTTATAGTAGAGCTTTATTCAAAATAA
- the rpsK gene encoding 30S ribosomal protein S11: MAKRKIVKKKVVRKSIAKGIVYISATFNNTMVTVTDEMGNAIAWSSAGGLGFKGSKKSTPYAAQQAVEDALNKAKEHGIKEVGIKVQGPGSGRETAVKSVGTVEGIKVSFFKDITPLPHNGCRPPKRRRV; this comes from the coding sequence ATGGCGAAAAGAAAAATTGTTAAGAAAAAAGTAGTTAGAAAAAGTATAGCCAAAGGTATCGTTTATATCAGTGCAACATTTAATAATACTATGGTAACTGTAACTGATGAAATGGGAAATGCTATTGCATGGAGTAGTGCAGGTGGCTTAGGCTTTAAAGGTAGTAAAAAATCAACTCCTTATGCAGCTCAACAGGCAGTTGAAGATGCTCTAAATAAAGCAAAAGAGCATGGTATAAAAGAAGTTGGTATTAAGGTTCAAGGTCCAGGTAGCGGACGTGAAACAGCTGTTAAAAGTGTAGGAACTGTTGAAGGAATTAAAGTATCTTTCTTTAAAGACATTACACCTTTACCACACAATGGTTGTAGACCGCCAAAACGCCGCCGCGTATAA
- the panD gene encoding aspartate 1-decarboxylase, translating to MNIEILASKIHRAVVTDANLNYVGSISIGEELIKAANLIENQKVEILDVNNGERFATYVIKGKKGEICLNGAAARKVCVGDVVIIVAYASMKFKKAKKFKPTIVHVNNKNEIIKE from the coding sequence ATGAATATAGAAATTTTAGCTAGCAAGATCCACAGAGCCGTCGTAACAGACGCAAATTTAAACTATGTTGGCTCGATCAGCATCGGCGAGGAGCTTATAAAAGCTGCAAATTTGATAGAAAATCAAAAGGTTGAAATTTTAGACGTAAATAACGGCGAGAGATTTGCCACCTACGTGATAAAGGGCAAAAAAGGCGAAATTTGCCTAAACGGCGCGGCCGCTAGAAAGGTCTGCGTTGGCGACGTTGTCATCATCGTGGCGTATGCTAGTATGAAATTTAAAAAGGCTAAGAAATTTAAGCCAACCATCGTGCATGTAAATAACAAAAACGAGATCATAAAGGAGTAG
- a CDS encoding NrtA/SsuA/CpmA family ABC transporter substrate-binding protein, giving the protein MRKFFKILCAASLFCLVANASELDKIGMTYVKSPLNVPSIVDKFKGFYAKSFGIPVEYSEITSGAKQTQALASNSLQFLNCVGGTSVILAAANKADIKIISAYSRAPEAFAIFAKDKGIKTAKDLKGKKIAGPKGTILNELLVRYLALGGLGINDVEFVSMGIPAAQAALENGSVDAALLAGPAAYNAKKSGLSVVTTGKGVITPVIVTATSGEFYKKHKDLVEKFKKAQDEILAFMKANEEEALKFTAEETGLSIEAVKSMYPQYDFSPKITAEDIKALEATQEFMLESKMIEQKVDIKSLLID; this is encoded by the coding sequence ATGAGAAAGTTTTTTAAGATTTTGTGTGCGGCCTCTTTGTTTTGTCTAGTCGCAAATGCAAGTGAGCTAGATAAGATCGGCATGACCTACGTCAAATCGCCACTAAACGTCCCTTCAATCGTCGATAAGTTTAAAGGCTTTTATGCTAAATCTTTTGGCATACCAGTCGAGTACTCTGAGATAACATCAGGTGCAAAGCAGACTCAAGCTCTAGCTTCAAATTCACTTCAGTTTTTAAACTGTGTTGGCGGAACTTCAGTCATACTTGCCGCAGCGAACAAAGCTGACATAAAGATCATAAGTGCATATTCAAGAGCACCCGAAGCTTTTGCAATATTTGCTAAAGATAAAGGTATAAAAACCGCTAAAGACCTAAAAGGTAAAAAAATAGCAGGCCCAAAAGGTACGATATTAAATGAGCTTTTGGTTAGATATCTTGCTCTTGGCGGACTTGGTATAAATGATGTAGAGTTCGTTTCTATGGGTATCCCAGCTGCACAAGCTGCACTTGAAAATGGTAGCGTCGATGCAGCGCTTCTTGCTGGACCAGCTGCTTATAATGCTAAAAAATCAGGACTTAGTGTCGTAACAACAGGCAAGGGCGTCATCACTCCAGTCATCGTTACTGCCACAAGTGGAGAATTTTACAAAAAGCATAAAGATCTAGTTGAAAAATTTAAAAAGGCTCAAGATGAAATTTTGGCTTTTATGAAAGCAAATGAGGAAGAGGCATTAAAATTTACAGCTGAAGAGACCGGGCTTAGCATAGAGGCGGTAAAGAGTATGTATCCGCAGTATGACTTTAGTCCAAAGATCACGGCTGAAGATATAAAAGCACTTGAAGCTACGCAAGAATTTATGCTTGAGAGCAAGATGATCGAGCAAAAAGTAGATATAAAATCGCTTCTAATAGATTAA
- a CDS encoding DNA-directed RNA polymerase subunit alpha — protein sequence MRKITTSAYMPTEIEVKSISENVANITAYPFEAGYAVTLAHPLRRLLYTSTVGFAPIGVKIKGVSHEFDSMRGMLEDVAFFIINLKKIRFKLKSISEREVIEYSFKGPKEITGADLNNGLVEIVNPDAYLATINEDAELNFSVIIQKGIGYVPSEEIREEIEDDYIALDAFFTPVKKAVYDIQNVLVEDDPDYEKIVFTITTDGQVSPIEAFKNCLEAMYQQMSVFKGILDIDVSTPVASSSAGGEFSKLLSSVEDLNLSARSFNCLDKADIRFIGELALMDENELKELKNLGKKSLEEIKAVMEEIGYPVGADVLKDGKEQLRKKITELKAQMSVKE from the coding sequence ATGAGAAAGATTACTACATCAGCTTATATGCCAACTGAAATTGAAGTTAAAAGTATTAGTGAAAATGTTGCTAACATTACAGCATATCCTTTTGAGGCTGGTTATGCTGTTACCTTGGCTCACCCATTGCGTCGTCTTCTTTACACAAGTACGGTAGGTTTTGCTCCTATTGGTGTAAAGATAAAAGGCGTTAGCCACGAATTTGACAGTATGCGTGGTATGCTAGAAGACGTAGCTTTTTTTATTATAAATTTGAAAAAAATCAGATTTAAATTAAAAAGCATTAGCGAGCGCGAAGTTATAGAGTATAGCTTTAAAGGACCAAAAGAGATAACTGGGGCTGATCTAAATAATGGTCTAGTTGAGATCGTTAACCCAGACGCATACCTTGCTACAATAAACGAAGATGCTGAGTTAAATTTTTCAGTTATCATTCAAAAAGGTATCGGATATGTTCCTAGTGAAGAGATCAGAGAAGAGATTGAAGACGACTATATCGCACTTGATGCTTTCTTTACACCAGTTAAAAAAGCAGTTTACGATATACAAAATGTCTTGGTTGAGGATGATCCAGACTATGAGAAGATCGTATTTACTATAACAACTGATGGTCAGGTTAGTCCGATAGAGGCTTTTAAAAATTGTTTAGAAGCTATGTATCAACAAATGTCAGTATTTAAAGGAATTTTAGATATTGATGTCAGTACTCCAGTTGCTAGCTCAAGTGCAGGCGGTGAGTTTTCAAAGCTACTTTCTAGTGTAGAAGATCTAAATTTAAGCGCTAGAAGTTTTAATTGCCTTGACAAAGCTGATATTAGATTTATCGGCGAGCTTGCATTAATGGACGAAAATGAGCTTAAAGAGCTTAAAAATTTAGGTAAAAAATCTCTTGAAGAGATTAAAGCGGTTATGGAAGAGATAGGCTATCCAGTTGGTGCCGATGTGTTAAAAGATGGCAAAGAGCAACTAAGAAAGAAAATAACCGAGCTTAAAGCACAAATGAGTGTAAAAGAATAA
- a CDS encoding PDZ domain-containing protein yields MRLNYKFALALLLSALYLNADPRPTQEDFNACFEKNKNSIVSVNKHFGVAITKNLIAVPKSEGAPLGEYVKFDPYLQLFLVRSSKELSPVVMADETNEERIKKSTWVGILNDANNTVMGHIKSLGQNLGDFDTLSFEYNATGEINTPCCKMIGIAVGADKFIPNRYLKHFVSYDDVYYGDIGVKFLQKEDKFFVGLVDPLGRGKMMMVDDELVSVNGIKPKSLRELNEMILFAPKGAKLDIIVKRDKQEMLFQVPVSGDVKFNQSLDVDAPSSLDIPNFNIMPKEPQTMLDDKILVDYGITVDKNLVVTKVEPKSNAEIFGIKTGDKILGFDKQSVSSREELLEKLGELKNFTLLFTRNDFQFFARVPK; encoded by the coding sequence ATGAGACTAAATTATAAATTTGCCCTTGCTCTTTTGCTATCAGCGCTTTATCTAAACGCCGATCCTAGGCCTACGCAAGAGGACTTTAACGCCTGCTTTGAAAAGAACAAAAACTCAATCGTCTCGGTAAATAAACACTTTGGCGTGGCTATCACTAAAAATTTGATCGCAGTGCCAAAAAGCGAGGGAGCCCCACTTGGCGAATATGTCAAATTTGACCCATATTTGCAGCTCTTTTTAGTCCGCTCTAGCAAGGAGCTAAGCCCTGTCGTGATGGCTGATGAGACCAACGAGGAGCGCATCAAAAAGAGCACCTGGGTTGGCATCTTAAATGATGCAAACAACACTGTCATGGGACATATCAAGTCTTTAGGGCAAAATTTAGGTGACTTTGACACGCTAAGCTTTGAGTATAACGCGACTGGCGAGATAAACACGCCTTGTTGTAAGATGATAGGCATAGCTGTTGGAGCTGATAAATTTATACCAAATCGCTATTTGAAGCACTTTGTATCTTATGATGACGTCTATTACGGTGATATCGGTGTGAAATTTTTACAAAAAGAGGATAAATTTTTTGTGGGTCTTGTCGATCCTTTGGGTCGTGGCAAGATGATGATGGTTGATGACGAGCTGGTTAGTGTAAATGGCATCAAGCCAAAGAGCCTAAGAGAGCTAAATGAGATGATACTTTTTGCTCCAAAGGGCGCAAAGCTTGACATCATCGTGAAGCGCGATAAGCAAGAAATGCTCTTTCAAGTGCCAGTAAGCGGGGATGTGAAATTTAACCAAAGTCTTGATGTGGACGCCCCTTCGAGCCTTGATATACCAAATTTCAACATCATGCCAAAAGAGCCACAAACAATGCTTGATGATAAGATTTTGGTTGATTATGGTATCACGGTGGATAAAAATTTAGTCGTTACAAAGGTCGAGCCAAAGTCAAATGCAGAAATTTTTGGCATCAAGACCGGCGATAAAATTTTGGGTTTTGATAAACAAAGCGTGAGTAGCCGTGAAGAGCTTCTAGAGAAGCTTGGTGAATTAAAAAATTTTACGCTTCTATTTACTAGAAATGACTTTCAGTTTTTTGCAAGAGTGCCAAAATGA
- a CDS encoding NifU family protein has protein sequence MIPFSDEELLKPVSASLQKVLPMLENDGGGMELLGIKNGKIYVRLTGHCHGCAASTTTLKYGLERQLRMDIHPELEVVNIPIGEEFDIDRL, from the coding sequence ATGATCCCATTTAGCGATGAAGAACTTTTAAAACCAGTCAGTGCGAGTTTGCAAAAGGTATTACCGATGCTTGAAAATGATGGCGGTGGCATGGAACTACTTGGCATAAAAAACGGCAAAATTTATGTAAGACTTACAGGGCATTGTCATGGATGTGCAGCTAGCACAACTACACTAAAATATGGACTCGAAAGACAACTTCGTATGGATATTCACCCAGAGCTTGAGGTCGTAAATATCCCGATCGGCGAGGAATTTGACATTGATAGATTATAA
- a CDS encoding YbaB/EbfC family nucleoid-associated protein — protein MFEGFDFSKMGQMLEDVQKQAKQIEEESKNKEFGAKSGGGLVSVRANGSGEILDISIDDSLLEDKESMQILLISAVNDVLKSVEADKKNTASRMLGGLASMGIK, from the coding sequence ATGTTTGAGGGATTTGACTTTTCAAAGATGGGGCAGATGCTTGAGGATGTGCAAAAGCAGGCCAAGCAGATAGAAGAAGAGAGCAAAAATAAAGAATTTGGGGCAAAAAGCGGCGGCGGACTAGTGAGTGTGAGGGCAAACGGCAGTGGCGAGATACTTGATATCAGCATAGATGATAGCTTGCTTGAAGATAAAGAGAGTATGCAAATTTTGCTAATAAGCGCCGTAAATGACGTGCTAAAATCAGTTGAGGCTGACAAGAAAAACACTGCTTCAAGGATGCTTGGCGGCCTTGCTTCGATGGGGATAAAATGA
- the rplQ gene encoding 50S ribosomal protein L17, translating into MRHKHGYRKLGRTSSHRSALLKNLAIAIIKSEKIETTLPKAKELRSYVEKLITRARKGDSNAHRAVFASLQDKETTNKLVTEVAPKFKERNGGYTRIIKTRVRRGDAAEMAYIELVAE; encoded by the coding sequence ATGAGACATAAACACGGATATCGCAAACTTGGTAGAACGTCATCTCATAGATCTGCATTGCTTAAAAATTTGGCGATAGCTATCATCAAAAGCGAAAAGATAGAGACGACTTTACCAAAAGCAAAAGAGCTTAGAAGCTATGTTGAGAAGCTAATTACAAGAGCCAGAAAAGGTGACTCTAACGCTCACAGAGCAGTATTTGCTTCTTTACAAGATAAAGAAACAACAAATAAATTAGTTACTGAAGTAGCTCCAAAATTTAAAGAGCGCAATGGCGGCTATACAAGAATCATCAAGACTCGTGTTCGCAGAGGCGACGCAGCAGAGATGGCTTATATAGAGCTAGTAGCTGAATAA
- a CDS encoding UDP-N-acetylmuramoyl-L-alanyl-D-glutamate--2,6-diaminopimelate ligase: protein MKISVENSFITDDSNECENGSFFVQTTANAKFAEAAVKNGAKIISLEDCKKLLKIDENLKIVGITGTNGKTTTAAAIYEILRNLGKKCGLSGTRGAFIEGKQIDDKALTTSAILKTISYLKAASEQGCEYFVMEVSSHAIAQKRIESLKFALKIFTNLTQDHLDYHKSMEEYARVKSSFFDDDCMKLINADDNGIKFNPKNAYTYSLKKPASFAPVVYGLKGGIDAVIKTPNGDVEIDSSLQGEFNLYNLIAALGAVCLLERPDAAALSKAISKFKGVSGRMEVVSTDPLVIVDFAHTPDGIEKVLNSLRHLNLIAVFGAGGDRDRTKRPKMGAIAQKYARICIVTSDNPRSEEPESIIDEICAGMSQNENLIRNANRKEAIALAISKLEPGWALVILGKGDEPYQEIKGVKHPFSDKEVVKELLKR, encoded by the coding sequence ATGAAAATATCAGTAGAAAATAGCTTCATAACAGATGACTCAAACGAGTGCGAAAATGGCTCATTTTTCGTGCAAACTACCGCAAACGCAAAATTTGCAGAGGCAGCGGTAAAAAATGGTGCAAAGATAATTAGCCTTGAAGATTGCAAGAAGCTTTTAAAAATAGACGAAAACTTAAAGATAGTTGGCATCACAGGCACAAATGGCAAGACCACAACGGCTGCTGCTATTTATGAAATTTTGCGAAATTTAGGCAAAAAATGTGGGCTAAGTGGCACTAGAGGGGCATTTATAGAGGGTAAGCAGATAGACGATAAGGCGCTTACGACGAGTGCTATTTTAAAGACCATTTCTTACCTTAAAGCAGCTAGTGAGCAAGGCTGCGAGTACTTCGTGATGGAGGTTAGCTCGCATGCGATAGCTCAAAAACGCATAGAGAGCTTGAAATTTGCTCTAAAAATTTTTACAAATTTGACTCAAGACCACCTCGACTACCACAAGAGCATGGAGGAGTACGCTAGGGTAAAGTCGAGCTTTTTTGACGATGATTGCATGAAGCTTATAAATGCTGATGATAATGGCATTAAATTTAATCCAAAAAACGCTTATACGTATTCGCTTAAAAAGCCAGCCAGCTTTGCACCGGTGGTTTATGGGCTAAAGGGCGGCATAGACGCGGTTATCAAGACGCCAAATGGTGATGTGGAGATAGACTCAAGCCTTCAAGGTGAGTTTAATCTTTACAACCTAATCGCCGCTCTTGGCGCCGTTTGCCTGCTAGAGCGACCAGACGCAGCCGCACTTTCAAAAGCGATAAGCAAATTTAAAGGGGTTAGTGGCAGGATGGAGGTTGTAAGCACCGATCCGCTAGTCATCGTGGATTTTGCTCATACGCCAGATGGCATAGAAAAGGTGCTAAACTCGCTTAGACATCTAAATTTGATAGCTGTCTTTGGCGCAGGCGGCGATAGAGATAGGACAAAGCGCCCTAAAATGGGAGCGATAGCTCAAAAATACGCAAGAATTTGCATCGTCACAAGTGACAATCCAAGAAGCGAAGAGCCAGAGAGCATAATCGATGAAATTTGCGCTGGTATGAGTCAAAATGAAAATTTGATACGAAACGCCAACCGCAAAGAGGCGATCGCACTGGCTATCAGCAAGCTAGAACCCGGCTGGGCGCTTGTCATACTTGGCAAAGGCGACGAGCCATATCAAGAGATAAAGGGCGTCAAGCACCCATTTAGCGACAAAGAAGTAGTAAAAGAGCTTTTAAAGAGGTAA
- a CDS encoding ABC transporter permease: protein MIEIFKKSVLILAIFALWQVVCELKIFTPYILPSPITTLKTMLDMSLSGELITHVVISFKRIFVGYILAFVLAFAFGGVAALFPKASIYYEWILEFFRNVPPLSLIAILVLWFGINETPKIIIIILASFFPMFLSISKGLTSCDVKLIEVGKIFCFSKFEIFYKIILKNAIKDIFIGMRIGFGYAMRAIVGAEMIAASSGLGYLILDAEELSRADRIFVGIFTIGICGVLIDRIFLFLISKFSLLRSEK, encoded by the coding sequence GTGATAGAAATTTTTAAAAAGAGCGTTTTGATCCTAGCGATCTTTGCCCTCTGGCAGGTTGTTTGCGAGCTTAAAATTTTCACACCTTATATATTGCCAAGTCCTATTACGACACTTAAAACGATGCTTGATATGAGCTTAAGCGGCGAGCTAATAACGCATGTGGTGATTAGCTTTAAGCGTATATTTGTTGGCTATATTTTGGCTTTTGTTTTGGCATTTGCTTTTGGCGGAGTGGCGGCGCTATTTCCAAAAGCTAGCATTTATTACGAGTGGATTTTAGAATTCTTTAGAAATGTTCCGCCACTTAGCCTTATTGCTATTTTGGTACTTTGGTTTGGTATAAACGAAACTCCAAAAATTATTATTATCATCCTAGCATCGTTTTTTCCAATGTTTTTAAGCATTTCAAAAGGGCTAACTAGCTGCGATGTGAAGCTTATTGAAGTTGGTAAAATTTTTTGTTTTAGTAAATTTGAAATTTTTTACAAAATCATCCTAAAAAATGCCATAAAAGATATTTTTATAGGTATGCGCATAGGTTTTGGCTACGCTATGCGAGCGATTGTGGGAGCGGAGATGATCGCAGCTTCTAGCGGGCTAGGCTATCTCATACTTGACGCTGAGGAGCTTTCACGCGCGGATAGGATATTTGTTGGCATATTTACGATAGGAATTTGTGGTGTGCTCATAGATAGGATATTTTTATTTTTGATATCTAAATTTAGCCTTTTGCGAAGTGAAAAATGA
- the rpmJ gene encoding 50S ribosomal protein L36, translating to MKVRPSVKKMCDKCKIVKRSGIIRVICENPKHKQRQG from the coding sequence ATGAAAGTTCGTCCTTCTGTAAAGAAGATGTGTGACAAATGTAAAATTGTCAAACGTAGTGGCATAATTCGTGTTATCTGCGAAAATCCAAAACATAAACAAAGACAAGGATAA
- a CDS encoding ABC transporter ATP-binding protein, with product MIEILNLSKHFFINDKRIDVLKELNLSIKKDKITVILGRSGCGKTTLLRLIAGLEGVSLGEIKFKEQAKIGFVFQEPRLMPFLNVYENIVFPLKKCEIDEAKIDRLISMIGLSDFKFAAVSQLSGGMSSRVSLARVLAYEANLILMDEPFAALDAFTRASMQAEILKLQAGKTIIFVTHNVDEALYLADEIILLEKGGMKSNYDLSNLAKPRDLLCDELINLKRKILSEI from the coding sequence ATGATAGAAATTTTAAATTTATCAAAGCACTTTTTTATTAATGACAAGAGAATTGACGTTTTAAAAGAGCTAAATTTAAGCATAAAAAAAGATAAAATCACCGTTATACTTGGCAGAAGTGGTTGCGGTAAAACGACTCTTTTAAGGCTTATTGCTGGACTTGAGGGTGTAAGTCTAGGCGAGATAAAATTTAAAGAGCAAGCAAAGATCGGCTTTGTCTTTCAAGAGCCTAGGCTCATGCCTTTTTTAAACGTCTATGAAAATATAGTCTTTCCACTTAAAAAGTGCGAGATAGACGAGGCAAAGATAGATAGGCTCATATCGATGATAGGGCTTAGCGACTTTAAATTTGCCGCTGTTTCGCAGCTATCTGGTGGCATGAGCTCGCGCGTTTCTCTTGCTAGAGTGCTTGCGTACGAGGCAAATTTGATCCTTATGGATGAGCCATTTGCGGCACTTGATGCTTTTACTAGAGCCAGCATGCAGGCTGAAATTTTAAAGCTTCAAGCTGGTAAAACCATCATTTTTGTCACTCATAATGTCGATGAAGCTCTATATTTAGCAGATGAGATAATTTTGCTTGAAAAAGGCGGGATGAAATCAAACTATGATCTATCAAATCTAGCTAAGCCAAGAGATTTGCTTTGCGATGAGCTAATAAACTTAAAGCGTAAAATTTTGAGCGAAATTTAG
- the infA gene encoding translation initiation factor IF-1, which produces MAKDDVIEIDGNVVEALPNATFKVELDNKHIILCHIAGKMRMHYIKIMPGDRVKVELTPYSLDKGRITYRYK; this is translated from the coding sequence GTGGCAAAAGACGATGTCATTGAGATTGATGGAAATGTTGTTGAAGCACTGCCAAATGCAACTTTTAAAGTTGAGCTTGACAACAAACATATAATTTTATGTCATATCGCCGGAAAAATGAGAATGCATTATATAAAGATAATGCCTGGCGACCGCGTAAAAGTAGAACTTACGCCATATAGCCTAGATAAGGGCAGGATCACTTATAGATATAAGTAA
- the rpsM gene encoding 30S ribosomal protein S13 yields the protein MARIAGVDLPNKKRIEYGLTYIYGIGLYKSRQILDAAGISYDKRVYELSEDEAAAIRKEIQEHHIVEGDLRKQVAMDIKALMDLGSYRGLRHRKGLPVRGQKTKTNARTRKGRRKTVGAATK from the coding sequence ATGGCACGTATTGCAGGTGTAGATTTACCAAACAAAAAGAGAATAGAGTATGGTTTGACTTATATCTATGGTATAGGTCTTTATAAATCTCGTCAAATTCTTGACGCAGCTGGAATTTCTTACGACAAGAGAGTTTATGAGCTTAGTGAAGACGAAGCGGCAGCCATCCGTAAAGAAATTCAAGAGCATCATATCGTTGAGGGTGACTTGAGAAAACAAGTTGCTATGGATATCAAAGCTCTTATGGATCTTGGAAGTTATAGAGGTCTTCGTCATAGAAAAGGTCTTCCTGTTCGTGGTCAAAAGACTAAAACTAATGCTAGAACCAGAAAAGGCAGACGTAAAACTGTCGGTGCAGCTACTAAGTAA